From the genome of Candidatus Poribacteria bacterium, one region includes:
- the pheA gene encoding prephenate dehydratase, with amino-acid sequence MELTKYRDQINEIDDQILRLLQKRAKISKQVGAAKAETGGAQVYVPNRQKMIIERLKAQNQGEFPETALEAIWTEILSASRSLQESERVAFLGPVGSFGHVAALSHFGASTELVPVRPQADIFTEVETGRADYGVVAIENSVQGTVRDVLERFQRTPLWICAETFQPIKQHLLSKASLTEIRCVYSHPQPFAQCKTWLSRYLSNAEQVEVVSTSEAARRAAQEPAAAAIASELASEIYQVPIVANSIMDEPDNTTRFFVIGKCMPDPSGYDRTSLFFAIPDKIGALHQALGILDQAQLNLSYLESLPSRTKPWEYIFFAEMEGHIADERVIVALAQLKELCREVNVLGSYPRGTL; translated from the coding sequence TTGGAATTGACAAAGTACCGTGACCAGATTAACGAGATTGACGACCAGATTTTACGCCTTCTACAGAAACGGGCTAAAATTTCCAAGCAGGTCGGCGCGGCGAAAGCGGAAACAGGAGGCGCGCAAGTCTACGTTCCGAATCGGCAGAAGATGATTATTGAACGTTTGAAAGCGCAGAATCAAGGTGAGTTTCCTGAAACCGCGCTGGAAGCAATCTGGACGGAGATTTTATCTGCTTCCCGTTCTTTGCAGGAATCAGAGCGTGTCGCTTTCCTCGGTCCCGTCGGCAGTTTCGGACACGTGGCAGCACTCTCTCATTTCGGGGCATCAACTGAGTTGGTCCCGGTCCGTCCACAGGCTGACATTTTCACAGAGGTCGAAACCGGTAGAGCCGACTACGGTGTAGTGGCTATTGAAAATTCAGTACAAGGGACCGTTCGCGATGTTTTGGAACGTTTCCAACGCACGCCGTTGTGGATTTGTGCAGAGACATTCCAGCCCATAAAACAGCACCTTTTGTCGAAGGCATCCCTCACAGAAATTCGGTGCGTCTACTCACACCCCCAACCTTTCGCACAGTGTAAGACATGGCTGAGTCGCTATCTCAGTAACGCTGAACAGGTCGAGGTGGTGAGTACGTCTGAGGCGGCGCGACGGGCTGCACAAGAACCCGCCGCTGCTGCAATCGCAAGTGAACTCGCAAGCGAAATTTATCAGGTCCCAATCGTTGCAAACTCCATTATGGATGAACCTGATAACACAACCCGATTCTTCGTCATCGGAAAGTGTATGCCAGACCCAAGTGGCTATGATCGGACATCGCTCTTTTTCGCAATTCCTGACAAGATTGGGGCACTACACCAAGCCCTCGGTATTTTAGACCAAGCACAGTTGAATCTGAGTTATCTGGAATCTCTGCCATCGCGAACCAAACCTTGGGAGTATATCTTCTTTGCTGAGATGGAAGGGCATATTGCCGATGAACGCGTCATCGTCGCACTTGCGCAGCTTAAAGAATTGTGTCGGGAGGTCAATGTTCTCGGCTCTTATCCGCGCGGGACTCTGTAA
- a CDS encoding UPF0182 family protein yields the protein MDSRTKRLIPTVVVLAIIGGLVATWVNLYPDYLWFKVVDYWGVYAKILTTKIGVGAVVGLCYLVILLTNLFIIYRFTPAYLSPAFMGGADFTDGATDDPGATRRLIYGGLTLLAVLFSILMGYTASDRWEIYLRFQNADELVFPAATPIIVEANLDSNEIPVTPLELQAKNIKVGDPINVQVDGTNQEARVEAVLSSAIRLNTSVQIEAGQKAFFTSPARDPIFNKDVTYYVFEMPFWRYICGTLFGIFLLVTIFALVIYFFHGLVTGDTSQFRFRPPFNVKAHLFTLVGITLLCRAWNYQFVMYDLLYTSNDVVRGGGGYAAIQARLPVLWIMLGITVLCALVFIVSVFLKSNTLAFGGFAVFLIAGFLGQAYPVAIQRWQVEPRKQVLEADYINYNIKATLQAYGLAENTVTEQEYPLTEQLSYEDIRSQENAPVFNSIRLWDWRPLRRTFRQLQELRSQYDFNDVDIDRYTVDGEIRQVMLAGRELNINELPVEIRNDWYKQTYTYTHGYGAVVSPVNEIVDGKPHMYIQGLPPIDYDEQWQHRFGETPGPRIYYGERTNRYVIVHPNRNQGLEFDYPQEGQQYAEYAYQGQGGVPLSSFWRKLVYMLKFNNEINFVLPGEISSTSKILYDRNIRERVQKIAPFLRYDGDPYVIIYKGRLVWLIDAYTITHRYPYAVSMEEFVSERRRQIANTQRNAEPWGNYIRNSVKVVVDAYDGSVDFYVMEREQDPIAECYRRIFPDLFKSFEDMPEELKTHIRYPTSMFLIQARVYQDYHMKDPVTFYAGEDKWEIGRELYDNTDAQTRQVVQPQQRNPFLPQQVPQSSGVNGQPVEPYYVVIRLPGQERAEFMLMLPYTPLNKPNLTAWLAARCDLPQYGQLLVYRFPKGKQVAGPMQVENFISQEPDISQQISLWNTQGSRVLRGNLLILPMNDSLLYVEPIYIQSEDEKTAIPELRRVVIGYGNEVVWGESLEEALVKMFGQRTTLQATTTTPMTEIATDTGTNQTSLIGLIQQASRYFNQAQDAQRAGDWAEYGRVLQLLEDTLRQLEGNTQ from the coding sequence ATGGATTCACGAACCAAACGCTTGATTCCCACTGTCGTCGTCCTCGCAATTATCGGAGGACTCGTTGCTACCTGGGTGAACCTTTACCCGGATTACCTATGGTTTAAGGTAGTTGACTATTGGGGCGTTTACGCTAAAATTCTCACAACAAAAATCGGTGTCGGGGCAGTTGTTGGGCTCTGTTATTTGGTAATCCTCTTAACGAATCTTTTCATCATCTACCGATTCACACCCGCCTATCTCAGCCCGGCTTTTATGGGAGGCGCAGACTTCACAGACGGTGCCACAGACGATCCGGGTGCTACGCGAAGGTTAATTTATGGGGGGCTAACGCTTCTCGCAGTACTGTTTAGTATCTTGATGGGCTACACAGCCAGTGACCGATGGGAAATTTATCTACGTTTTCAAAACGCCGATGAACTCGTTTTTCCCGCTGCTACACCTATTATTGTAGAAGCAAATTTGGATTCTAACGAAATTCCCGTCACACCCTTGGAACTTCAAGCGAAAAATATAAAGGTTGGGGATCCGATAAATGTTCAGGTTGATGGCACAAATCAGGAAGCCCGCGTTGAGGCTGTGTTGAGCAGCGCGATTCGATTAAATACGTCCGTTCAGATAGAAGCCGGGCAAAAAGCGTTTTTCACTTCACCCGCACGCGACCCAATTTTCAACAAGGATGTCACCTACTACGTTTTTGAAATGCCGTTCTGGCGTTACATTTGTGGAACGCTTTTCGGGATTTTCTTGTTGGTGACCATATTCGCACTCGTCATCTACTTTTTCCACGGGCTAGTCACTGGGGATACCAGCCAGTTTCGATTCCGCCCACCTTTCAATGTCAAAGCGCATCTGTTCACGCTTGTCGGGATAACGCTCCTCTGTCGAGCGTGGAACTATCAATTTGTCATGTATGATCTGCTGTATACCTCTAATGACGTGGTACGGGGGGGCGGTGGATACGCCGCGATACAAGCACGGCTTCCAGTATTGTGGATTATGCTCGGTATCACAGTGCTTTGCGCATTGGTTTTTATTGTTAGCGTCTTTCTCAAAAGCAACACGCTTGCTTTCGGTGGGTTCGCTGTATTCCTAATTGCCGGTTTCCTTGGACAAGCCTACCCTGTCGCTATACAAAGATGGCAGGTAGAACCCAGAAAACAGGTGTTGGAAGCGGATTACATCAACTATAATATCAAAGCGACGCTTCAAGCTTACGGCTTGGCTGAAAACACCGTGACAGAACAGGAATATCCTCTCACGGAGCAACTCAGTTATGAGGACATAAGGAGTCAGGAGAACGCCCCTGTTTTTAACAGCATCCGTCTCTGGGATTGGCGACCCTTACGCAGAACTTTCCGTCAACTCCAAGAATTAAGATCGCAATACGACTTCAATGATGTGGATATCGATCGTTATACCGTTGATGGTGAAATTCGACAGGTGATGCTCGCCGGACGGGAACTCAACATCAACGAACTCCCCGTGGAAATCAGAAATGATTGGTATAAGCAAACCTATACCTATACACACGGATACGGCGCAGTCGTCAGCCCTGTTAACGAAATTGTTGACGGGAAACCGCACATGTATATTCAAGGCTTGCCGCCTATTGACTACGATGAACAGTGGCAACACCGGTTTGGTGAAACCCCAGGACCCCGTATCTATTATGGTGAACGCACGAATCGTTACGTTATCGTACACCCAAATCGGAACCAAGGGCTTGAATTTGATTATCCCCAAGAGGGACAGCAGTATGCCGAATATGCCTATCAAGGGCAAGGCGGCGTGCCGCTAAGTTCTTTCTGGCGAAAACTCGTGTATATGCTCAAATTCAATAACGAGATTAACTTCGTCTTACCGGGTGAAATTTCATCAACAAGTAAAATTCTCTATGATCGGAATATCAGGGAACGCGTACAGAAAATCGCACCCTTCTTGCGCTATGACGGTGATCCCTACGTCATTATCTATAAGGGACGGCTTGTTTGGCTAATTGATGCCTATACCATTACACATCGCTATCCCTATGCCGTTTCTATGGAAGAATTCGTTAGCGAAAGAAGACGACAGATTGCAAATACGCAGCGAAATGCTGAACCCTGGGGTAACTATATCCGAAATTCTGTTAAAGTCGTTGTAGACGCTTACGACGGTTCTGTCGATTTTTACGTCATGGAACGAGAACAAGACCCTATTGCAGAATGTTATCGCAGAATCTTCCCAGACCTTTTCAAATCCTTTGAAGACATGCCGGAGGAACTCAAAACGCATATCCGCTATCCGACCTCTATGTTCCTCATCCAAGCGCGCGTCTACCAAGATTATCACATGAAAGACCCTGTAACCTTTTATGCGGGTGAAGATAAATGGGAGATCGGCAGGGAACTCTATGACAATACAGACGCACAGACGCGGCAAGTTGTCCAACCGCAGCAAAGGAACCCGTTTCTACCACAACAGGTACCACAAAGTTCCGGCGTAAATGGGCAACCCGTTGAGCCTTACTATGTGGTTATCAGACTGCCCGGGCAAGAGAGAGCCGAATTCATGTTGATGTTGCCCTACACGCCACTCAATAAACCGAATTTGACAGCATGGCTCGCCGCTCGGTGTGATCTGCCCCAATACGGACAACTCCTCGTTTACCGCTTCCCGAAGGGAAAACAGGTCGCTGGACCTATGCAAGTTGAGAACTTTATTAGCCAAGAACCCGATATTTCTCAACAGATTAGTCTCTGGAATACGCAAGGCTCCCGGGTTTTACGCGGTAATCTCCTGATTCTTCCAATGAATGACTCTCTGCTTTATGTTGAGCCTATCTACATACAATCTGAAGATGAGAAAACCGCTATTCCCGAATTGCGGAGAGTCGTTATTGGATACGGCAATGAAGTCGTCTGGGGTGAGAGTCTGGAGGAAGCACTCGTCAAGATGTTCGGACAGAGAACGACGCTTCAAGCCACTACTACGACACCAATGACTGAAATCGCAACTGACACCGGTACAAATCAGACTTCACTGATAGGTCTTATTCAACAAGCCAGTCGCTATTTTAATCAAGCACAAGACGCACAACGCGCTGGCGACTGGGCAGAATATGGACGCGTCCTTCAACTTTTAGAGGACACTTTACGTCAACTTGAGGGAAATACACAGTAA
- a CDS encoding BamA/TamA family outer membrane protein — protein MSGKKKTQINNWQSAVSSWRLAVCYLLFAICGLLFAIPCVTWAQSFGKNKITAQRFEWHIHKTEHFDIYYYPSEAKLVPIMAAIAEEAYEQHSADFEHELRDRTPLILYKSHKDFQETNIILQELHEGIGGFAELFKHRIVIPFTGSLEAFREVIFHELIHIFQYDIIYQKPHARIYSGEFLYSAPIWFIEGMADYFAEDNDAIGEMVIRDASMNNNIVPLPQLHNFNRLSSPFVGYKLGQLAVAYLTETYGREKIAEILQGLRQSRTKDINQVFIEVLGIELEEFDKAWRQTVRKRYWPLIEDRELPDLVSKNLTEKSKYSHNIKPIWSPSGDIIAYVTGNEGFLEIVLMSAKTGERIKRVTKRLFREKYEEIRTDFGGFGRSLAWAPDGDKIAFIAKYHDANYLLEVNILTEELTQYFELDFDNATSPDYDGSGERIIFAALKDGQTDLYIIELLTGEIRRLTFDPFNDTHPSWHPTADKILYASERGGKNRLVLIDLNSETERVLTDNTYNAISPTWTPGTESILFCSDAQGIYDVYELKIVEKTSAQENTDTTQETHDVQQTDSPADAELLVSPEETQKSADASLKAELTRLTNIMTGCFNPSLSPDRDHLLFSAYQNGKYDVCLMDTSKTIEEKIEVADVEEPSAILTAEEPENYRIAKRKYSTRSSFVLDAIFPDFTFGADGILRSSVQIVGSDMLGNHRVGVSVMNQSSYLAPDFIAQYGFLTHRTDIGAMIYNYHEYHILGGIQSRRGILQRITGLGAYLNYPFDRYHRLDLAFSMYSKPFSFNFQTREPLDPYEDDRGLLTVGSLAFVGDTTMWREWEPYTGSRYRIELEQSFPALGSELALTNVIFDARRYFGLGRRSTIAARLLLGSNFGADQSYFYLGGIDTIRGYDYEALVGTRIGLLNLEVRIPFIDILHFGWPVPWTLGGIRGILFADMGGAWSDWQYGPENPFTLFVWENNRLRLDDVKASIGIGLRLQLGVFSVDFAAARLTDLTGLEPGIKYHLGLGQAF, from the coding sequence ATGAGTGGTAAGAAAAAAACTCAAATTAACAATTGGCAGTCAGCAGTCAGCAGTTGGCGGTTAGCAGTTTGCTATTTGCTATTTGCTATTTGCGGTCTGCTATTCGCTATTCCGTGTGTCACGTGGGCACAAAGTTTCGGAAAAAATAAAATTACGGCACAACGTTTCGAGTGGCACATCCATAAAACAGAGCATTTTGATATCTACTATTATCCGAGTGAAGCAAAACTTGTTCCGATCATGGCCGCGATTGCTGAGGAGGCTTACGAGCAACACAGTGCTGATTTTGAACATGAGCTCCGAGACAGAACGCCTCTGATCCTTTACAAATCCCACAAAGATTTTCAGGAAACCAACATAATCCTCCAAGAACTCCACGAAGGCATCGGCGGATTCGCTGAACTCTTTAAACATCGCATCGTTATACCTTTCACCGGTTCGCTTGAAGCGTTTCGAGAAGTGATCTTCCACGAACTCATCCATATTTTCCAGTACGACATCATCTATCAGAAACCGCATGCCCGTATCTATAGCGGCGAGTTTCTCTATTCCGCACCGATCTGGTTCATAGAAGGAATGGCAGACTACTTTGCCGAAGATAACGATGCCATCGGCGAAATGGTGATTCGCGACGCAAGTATGAATAACAATATTGTACCCTTGCCGCAGCTCCACAACTTCAATCGACTCAGCTCACCGTTTGTTGGATATAAGTTGGGGCAATTGGCGGTAGCGTATCTCACGGAGACCTATGGACGAGAAAAAATCGCTGAAATTTTGCAAGGCTTACGACAAAGTCGGACAAAGGATATCAACCAGGTTTTCATAGAAGTACTCGGTATAGAACTTGAGGAATTTGATAAGGCGTGGAGACAGACGGTACGAAAGCGCTACTGGCCCCTTATTGAGGATAGGGAGTTGCCAGACCTCGTCTCGAAGAATTTGACCGAGAAATCGAAATACTCGCATAATATTAAACCCATCTGGTCCCCAAGCGGCGATATTATCGCTTATGTCACAGGAAATGAAGGATTCCTTGAGATTGTCCTCATGTCTGCAAAAACCGGTGAACGCATCAAACGGGTCACCAAGCGACTTTTCCGCGAGAAGTATGAGGAGATCCGTACGGATTTCGGGGGGTTTGGCAGAAGCCTCGCATGGGCACCCGATGGGGACAAAATTGCCTTCATCGCTAAATATCACGATGCAAACTATCTCCTTGAAGTCAACATTTTGACAGAGGAGCTGACGCAATACTTTGAACTCGATTTTGATAACGCTACGTCTCCAGACTATGATGGGAGCGGGGAGCGTATCATCTTTGCTGCACTCAAAGACGGACAGACAGACCTCTATATTATTGAATTGTTGACCGGTGAAATCAGGCGGCTCACTTTCGATCCTTTCAACGACACACACCCCTCATGGCATCCAACAGCTGATAAGATCCTCTACGCCTCTGAGCGCGGCGGGAAAAATAGGCTCGTCCTTATAGACCTTAATAGCGAAACCGAACGCGTCCTGACCGATAATACCTATAACGCTATCAGTCCAACGTGGACACCAGGGACGGAATCAATCCTTTTCTGCTCGGATGCCCAAGGGATTTACGATGTCTATGAACTTAAGATTGTGGAGAAAACCAGCGCACAGGAAAACACGGATACCACACAAGAAACGCACGATGTCCAGCAGACTGATAGTCCCGCAGATGCCGAGTTACTCGTATCCCCAGAGGAAACGCAGAAATCTGCAGACGCATCTTTAAAGGCTGAACTTACACGTCTTACCAACATCATGACGGGCTGTTTTAATCCGAGTCTGTCACCGGATAGAGACCACCTGCTCTTTAGTGCATACCAGAACGGAAAATATGACGTCTGTCTCATGGACACGTCCAAAACCATTGAGGAGAAAATTGAAGTCGCAGATGTCGAGGAACCCTCCGCGATTTTGACGGCTGAAGAACCAGAGAATTATAGGATTGCTAAGCGGAAGTACAGTACACGATCCTCTTTCGTTTTGGATGCAATCTTTCCAGATTTTACTTTCGGTGCCGACGGTATCCTGAGAAGCTCGGTACAAATCGTCGGTAGTGATATGCTCGGCAACCATCGCGTTGGGGTCAGTGTAATGAATCAGTCCAGCTATCTCGCACCGGATTTCATCGCACAGTACGGATTTCTGACACACCGAACCGATATTGGCGCGATGATTTATAACTATCATGAATACCATATTTTAGGCGGTATCCAGAGCAGACGCGGCATTTTACAGCGGATTACTGGGCTCGGCGCGTATCTCAACTATCCATTTGACAGATACCACCGCCTCGATTTGGCATTCTCGATGTACTCGAAACCGTTTTCCTTTAACTTCCAAACAAGGGAACCTCTCGATCCCTATGAGGACGATAGAGGGCTACTCACTGTTGGCTCTCTCGCCTTTGTTGGGGACACAACGATGTGGCGGGAGTGGGAACCTTATACCGGCTCACGCTACCGCATCGAACTTGAGCAATCCTTCCCCGCACTTGGAAGCGAACTCGCACTGACAAACGTTATTTTTGACGCACGCCGCTACTTCGGACTCGGAAGACGTTCCACTATTGCAGCGCGGTTATTGCTCGGCAGTAACTTTGGTGCTGACCAATCCTACTTCTATCTCGGCGGCATTGACACAATACGGGGTTATGATTATGAAGCCTTAGTCGGCACGCGCATCGGGCTCCTCAACTTGGAAGTCCGTATTCCCTTCATAGATATACTGCACTTCGGATGGCCCGTTCCATGGACCCTCGGCGGCATTCGCGGCATCCTCTTTGCCGATATGGGAGGCGCATGGTCGGATTGGCAGTACGGACCAGAGAACCCCTTCACGCTCTTTGTTTGGGAAAACAATCGACTGCGGCTTGACGATGTTAAAGCCTCCATCGGAATTGGGCTTCGACTGCAACTCGGTGTGTTTTCGGTAGATTTCGCCGCAGCACGATTGACCGATCTCACCGGATTAGAACCCGGTATCAAGTACCACCTCGGACTCGGACAAGCCTTTTAA
- a CDS encoding tetratricopeptide repeat protein, whose translation MRRTNQLAAIAILICLILSGCTLSRDVDQIEAYNQFAIKAAQAQLWNEAVFRWKQVIAVDPENAKAYNNLGVAYEALGNTDEAVAAYERATGLEPGNKYYRLNYRRCRIHIRRSGADDEDAPLLDEDALHLEEGEPPHRE comes from the coding sequence GTGCGAAGGACCAATCAACTCGCGGCTATTGCTATACTTATCTGCCTGATTCTGTCCGGATGTACTTTATCGCGCGATGTTGACCAGATTGAGGCTTACAACCAATTCGCGATAAAAGCAGCACAAGCGCAACTCTGGAACGAGGCAGTTTTCCGATGGAAACAAGTGATTGCGGTTGACCCAGAGAACGCTAAAGCGTATAATAACCTCGGTGTCGCTTACGAAGCACTCGGAAACACCGATGAGGCTGTCGCTGCCTATGAGCGCGCAACCGGATTAGAACCCGGTAACAAATACTATCGACTCAACTATCGTCGGTGCCGTATACACATTCGGCGGAGTGGGGCTGATGATGAGGACGCACCGCTCCTTGATGAAGATGCACTACACTTGGAAGAAGGGGAACCTCCACACAGGGAGTAA